The window TCCAACTCGGCCTGCCTGAAAAACTCTCCGTTTTCCTGTTTGATACAATCGGAAAACCGGGGAGTTTTTGTCTTTGACGGCTGCTGTTTTTTCTTGACAGCATCAGGGCTTACGGTTAAATGTACCCGTTCTCAAAATCAGCCTTCCATTGAAACATGGCTGGTTGTTTATAGATTCGATATTGTCAGCCCCATCAGCGGGCTGTTTTATTTGGAAGGCATGAGTGGAACGCAGGTCGTTCACGGTGTCGGTGCTATCAAGAAAAACCGGTTTAAAATTTTTTTAGGCGAACCGCATTTAGAGGTTGTAGAAAATGAGCGACGATCTGGCAAAAGTTAGGAATATCGGGATCAGTGCCCATATCGATTCGGGCAAGACCACCCTGACCGAGAGGATCCTTTATTATACCCAGAAGATCCATGCGATCCATGAAGTCCGGGGCAAGGACGGCGTGGGTGCAAAAATGGATTCGATGGAACTTGAAAAGGAAAGGGGGATCACCATTGCCTCCGCTGCAACTCATTGCACCTGGAAGGGTCACGATATCAACATTATCGACACCCCCGGGCATGTTGACTTTACCATTGAGGTCGAGAGGGCTTTGCGCGTGCTTGATGGTGCGGTCCTTGTTCTCTGCTCGGTGGGCGGGGTGCAGTCCCAGAGCATCACCGTAAACCGGCAGATGACCAGATACAACGTCCCCCGGATCGCATTCATCAACAAGTGTGATCGGACCGGAGCAAACCCTCTGCGGGTAACCAACCAGCTTCGGGAGAAACTCCAGCTCAATGCGATCAGACTCCAGCTGCCCATCGGGCTCGAAGCGGATTTGAAGGGTGTGGTTGATCTGGTGACCATGAAGGCTGTTTATTTCGAAGGCGATAACGGGGAGATCATCCGCGAGGCGGAGATTCCGGCAGAACTCATGGCGGATGCCGAAGCAGCTCGGGAAGAACTCCTTGATGCCGCTTCCATGCACTCCGACGAGCTGATGGAAGCGGTGCTCGAAGGAACACCAACCCCGGCAATGATTCGAGACGCAATAAGGCGCGGGACTCTCGCCTTGGACATTACACCGGTGTTTGTCGGTTCCGCCTATAAGAACAAAGGGGTTCAGGCACTCCTTGACGGGGTGAACAGTTATCTGCCGAACCCGATGGATGTTGAAAATATCGCGCTTGATCTGAGCAACGGGGAAGCCGAAGTCAAGGTAACCAACCGCCCCGAAGATCCGTTGGTAGCCCTTGCTTTCAAACTCGAAGACGGCCGTTACGGCCAGCTCACCTATGTCAGAACCTATCAGGGTGTCCTGAAAAAAGGGGATGCCATCGTCAACAGCAGGACGGGCAAGAAGGTCAAGGTCGGGCGGCTGGTCAGGATGCATGCCGACGAGATGGAAGAGATCGACAAGTCCGGCTCAGGAGACATCGTGGCCCTGTTCGGTGTTGATTGTGCATCGGGAGATACCTTTACTTCAGGGGATCTGAATTACTCGATGAGTTCCATGCATATTCCGGCGCCGGTTATCTCCCTGGCAATTGTGCCGTCGGATAACAAGGCCCAGAACAACATGTCGAAGGCGCTGAACCGCTTCACCAAGGAGGATCCGACCTTCAAGACCTATGTTGATGAAGAAACCAATGAAACCATAATTTCCGGGATGGGAGAACTGCATCTCGAAGTCTATATCGAAAGGATGAAGAGGGAGTATGGTGCAGTGGTCGCTGTCGGCGCTCCTCAGGTCGCTTACCGCGAAACCATTACCAAAAGAGCGGAGTTTAACTACAGCCATAAGAAACAGACGGGTGGTTCCGGGCAGTTTGGTCGGGTGGCAGGATACATGGAGCCCACCACGGATGGACAGGAATACGAATTTGTCGACAGTATTGTGGGTGGGTCGATTCCCAGGGAATTTATTCCTTCCTGTGATAAGGGTTTCCAGAAGAGTCTGGCCAAGGGTTCCCTGGCGGAAGCTCCGGTCACCGGGGTGAGAGTGGTCATTAATGACGGTTCCTCGCACGCGGTGGATTCGTCGGATATCGCTTTTCAGCTTGCGGCCATCGGCGCGTTCAAGGAAGGATATCAGAAGGCAGGCCCGGTATTGATGGAGCCGATCATGAAAGTCTCTGTTGAAGGGCCCACCGAGTTCCAGGGCGGGATCATGGGCAGTATCAACCAGCGTCGGGGTATGATCATCGGCACAACCGAGGAAGGTAATTATACAGTTGTTGAGGCGGAAGTGCCTCTTTCCGAGATGTTCGGCTATTCGACCATATTAAGGTCGCTGACTCAGGGCAAGGCTGAATTTACCATGGAGTTTTCAGTGTATCGCCAGGTGCCGAAGAATGTTGCTGAAGGGATTATTCAGGAACGGATGAAGCAGAAGAAGAGCAATTAACCTGTTGCCCGGAATGATGGTTATCAGGTAGAATCCGCTTGTCTTTGCCGCAAACTGCAGCGCAAGTCGTTATGGTCTCTGCGGGAGGATGTTTTGGTTCTTTGAGCCACTGTTAAATCTATTAATTTGATAAGCACTGTCAGTCGGTCCCGCGGATTTTCAAGAAGTTTCACTTTCGCTGTTTGCGATACTGACAATTGTTTTCATAGGAGATAATGAGCATGCAGAAACAGGATCTTGTCGATAAAAACCCATTGAAAATCTTAGCTCAAACTAAAGAGGGCAAGCCTGTAAGCAAACGGATGGGTCTGGTCACAGCCCGTGCCGGACTTGGCAAGACTGCTATTCTGGTCCAGATCGCCCTTGACAGTATCCTGCGTGACAATCAGGTTCTGCATGTCAGCATTGGTCAGAGACTTGAGAAAACAAAAGCCTGGTACGATGACATCATCAAAGACATTACCGAGGGTGTTAAGCTTGCCAACACTGCTGAACTGATGGCGGATGTTCTTAAGAACAGGCTGATCATGACTTTCAAGGAGTCCGAATTTACCAGGCCCAAGCTGGAAGAAAGATTGAACGATCTGGTCTATCAGAATATTTTCCGCCCTTCGTGCCTGGTTATTGACGGCTATGATTTCGGCGATTCATCAAGGGAGGCTCTTGCTGATTTCAGGGAGCTGATGGAGGCAATGGATCTGCAGATCTGGTTTTCCGCCGTCAGTCATCGTGATGATGATCGGGTGAGTGAAGCGGGGGTTCCTGCACCATGCCATACGCTTGATGATTTGTTTGATACGGTTGTTGTGATCAAGCCGGAAACCGCCAAGCCGAATCTCTCCCTGAATATTGTCAAGGATGAAACCGGCTGCGTGGAAAAAGGTAAGGTGCTGGATCTTGATCCCGCCACCTATCTGGTGAAAAGTACCTGATAAGATGTTTCTTTCTGAAAATACCAACTGAGAACAGTGGTGGGAGGCTTGCGGGCTTTTCCACCATTTTTTTTGCCATGAAATTTCGACCATGCATAGACATTCATGAGGGAAGGGTTAAGCAGATCATCGGCTCATCCCTGTCAGATTTTGATCACGCCGCCCTGCTGACCAATTTTGCCTCTGAGCATCCGCCTGCGTATTACGCAGAGATGTACCGCCGCGACAACCTCACCGGAGGGCATGTAATCATGCTTGGCCCCGGGAATGACGGCGCTGCTGCCGAGGCGCTTGAGGCATGGCCTGGCGGCATGCAGCTGGGGGGGGGCGTCAATGCCGGGAATGCCATGAAATGGCTCGACCGGGGGGCTTCTGCGGTGATCGTGACATCCTATGTTTTCCATGACGGGGCGGTCAATGAAGAGAGGTTGCGAAAGCTTGTCGGGACCGTGGGGGCGGAGCGGCTGGTGATCGATCTCAGCTGCAGGAAGAAAGACGGGCGATATTATGTGGTCACTGATCGGTGGCAGAAATTTACCGAGGTTGAGATTAACCGGGAGGCCATCGCGTATTTTTCCGGATTCTGCAGTGAGCTGCTGATCCATGCAGCCGATGTGGAGGGGAAATGCGAAGGGGTTGCCGTTGATCTGATTGCCCTGCTTGCTGACCTGGTTACTATTCCGACCACCTACGCCGGCGGGGTAAAAGACCTTGCCGATCTTAAACTTGTAAAGGAGGTTGGCAAAGGGCGGCTCGATGTGACTGTGGGCAGCGCTCTTGATATTTTTGGCGGTTCCGGGATCAGTTACCGGGAAGCCGTGGATTTCTGCAGTCGGTAGTAGGAGTCTTTCGCTCAGGGGTGATGATTCTTTACTCGGCATCATGTGAAAAACGGGTGTGTCGGTAAAGGTCCGGACGTCTTGCATTTTGAATCCCGAATCTATAGAATTATTCTGCACCCTGGAATTTACATAAGGTTTTGCATGGAAAATAGTGAAAAGAAGTTGCCACGTACAGAAAACGGAAATGAGCTGGCCGACCTGAAAATCAAGATTTCTCCTGAACTGTACCGGGCGTTTCAACGGTGCACCTGGGTCATAGTGAACGAAACCGGCAGGGGGCAACTTGAGATTATGGATGAAATGGTCAGGGATTTTCTGGTAAAACATGGCTGTTAGGAATTCAGATAACGGATCGCTGCACCCGCCCAAGGGATTAAGATTATGACAGAATCACTGCCGACCAATGATGTGAGGTTCAGGCAGATTCAGGACTATATCGACCGGATGCCGAGTCTTTCGACAACCGTTACGAAAGTGCTGGAAGTGTGCAATCGTCCCAATACTTCTCCCAATGATCTTAACCGAGTGATTTCCCTCGACCCGGTTCTCACCGGTCAGGTCCTCAAGCTGATCAATTCGGCTTATTATTCATTGCCCAACCAGATCACGTCACTCACCAGGGCCATCATTATGCTCGGCCTGAATACCGTTAAAAACCTGGCTTTGAGTACCGCTGTTCTCGGGGCTTTCAAGTCGGATGCCTTTCAGGCCCTGTCCATGGACGGATTCTGGGCCCACTCCATCTGCGTTGGAGTGACCGTAAAAACCCTGGCCGCGAAACTTGAAATTCCAGTGGCCATGCGGGAGGAGTATTTTGTAGCCGGTCTGCTTCACGATCTTGGTAAAATCCCGCTGAACAACTGCTTTTCAGAGGAGTACAGCCGGATATTGAACCTGGCGGTCCTTGAGCAGGGGCCGTTGAAGCGTGCCGAGGAGATGATGCTTGGCTTTGATCATGGTCAGGTTGGCGGAATGATCGCCGGCAAATGGCAACTCAATGAAGCAATTACCGATGTGCTGAGCGACCATCACACTCCGGAAAATATCACCGGGGAGAGAAGTCAGATGGTGATGATGACCAGTCTGGCCAATGTCTATGCCAACATCAATCAGTTCGGTACCGCAGGGGATCAGTATCAGGATGAATCCCAGCTTTCCTGGCTGTTGGAATCACTGGGTCTTAAATGGAGTGACCTGCAGGCGATGGAGGGGACGGTCAGGGCTGAAATTGAAAAAGCACAGATTTTTCTCCAAATCTCAGAGGAGGCGTGGTGATGCAGGTTAAATTCTGGGGAGTGCGGGGGTCTATTCCCTGCCCCGGGCCCGATACCGTGAAGTATGGGGGAAACACACCATGTATAGAGCTGCGAATAAGGGAGAGCGGAAGGCTTATTATTATTGATGCCGGATCAGGGATCCGGGAACTCGGCAATTATATGATGGCCCATGACCTGCCAAAAGGACCGATCCGGGCCGAACTTTTTCTGACTCACACCCATTGGGACCACATCATGGGATATCCGTTTTTCACCCCGATCTATATTCCGGGCACCGAGATCAGGGTCTGCGGGCCGGTGAACCATGAGGAGGACAGCCTGGAGGGAATAGTCGGCGGTCAGATGTCATACCGTTATTTCCCGGTCCGACATCTGGAGCTGGCGGCAAAGATTAAATACACCAGCCTGAAGGAAGGGAAATTCGATCTGGGAGAAGGGATGGTTCTTACCACCAAATATCTGAACCATCCTGTGTTATGTCTGGGCTACCGTTTTCAATACAAGGGAAAGGTGTTCTGTACCGCATACGACACCGAACCGTTTCAGAACCTTTTCACCACAGATATCAATGATCCCTCGTATGACAAAGACATGGCGCAGGAAGGAAAGGCTGTGGCCGATGAGCAGAACAAGGCCATTGAAGATTTCTTCAAGGGCGTCGATGTGCTTGTTCACGACGCGCAATACACCAAACGGGAGTATAAGGAATCCAGAGTGGGCTGGGGGCACAGCTCGATTGAGCATACGGTTGCTGCGGCAAACCGGGCCGGGGTCAAGAATCTGGTGCTTTTTCATCACGAGCCTGGCCGTTCCGACAAAGAGATCGACAGGATCGCAGAAGAACTCCATGCCGGCAAGAAATGGTCAACGAATCTGATCTTTGCCCGGGAAGGGATGGTGATCGATGTGTAGTTTAAAGTATCCCCGCCGGCTCTGATTTATTGCGGTGATCCCTTCCCCTTGATTTTTCCCCGCCATCCTTTTCCCCGGTAACACCGGTTTTTTTCTATACTTCCTTTCCCATAGTTTCTATACCTATTCCCATGAATGCGGATAATGCAAAAGGCGATGAAGCGGCACTTGAGGGGATCCTGGAGAGAATCACCTTTCACAGTGAAGAAACCGGCTTTACCGTTGCCAGGTTGAGAGAGGATGGTGGAGCGGGTGATCTGAAGACGATCGTCGGCACTTTCTCTTCTCTTGCCGTTGGTTCGTCACTCTCACTCATTGGAAAATGGGAGAAAGATTCACGTCATGGCGAACAGTTCAAAGTCGAAAAATGCACGATAGTACGCCCCAGTACATTGAAGGGTATTGAAAAGTATCTCGGTTCGGGGTTGTTCAAAGGAATCGGCCCTGCTTATGCGGGGAGGATCGTCAAGCGTTTCGGCATAGCGACTCTTGAGGTTCTTGACAAAGAGCCGGGGAGACTGCGTGAGGTTCAGGGGCTGGGGCGCAAGAAAGTGGCGGGGATCAAAAAAATCTGGCAGGAACAGCGAAATGTCCATGAGATCATGGTCTTTCTCCAGAGCCATGAAATATCTGCAGCCTACGCGGTCAAGATCTATAAGGTTTATGGTGATGCTTCTTTAGCCGTCGTTCGGGAAAACCCGTATCGTTTGTCGGAAGATATCTGGGGCATCGGGTTTCTGACCGCGGATCGGATTGCCAGGTCGGTGGGAATGGCAATGGACGACCCCAGGCGTGCCAGAGCAGGCGTTCTTTACACTCTCAACGAGGCTACGGGGGAGGGACATTGTTTTTTGCCGGAACATGAGTTGCTGGAAAGAAGCAGTCTCCTTCTGGCGATGCCTGTCGAACTGATAATCCCTCATCTGCCGCAGTTGGTCGCCGAGGAAAAGCTGGTCTTGGCGGACAAAAGGGTCTACCCGGCCAATCTTTATGCGGCCGAGACGGGCAGCGCAGCAAATCTGCTCAGAAT of the Pseudomonadota bacterium genome contains:
- the fusA gene encoding elongation factor G: MSDDLAKVRNIGISAHIDSGKTTLTERILYYTQKIHAIHEVRGKDGVGAKMDSMELEKERGITIASAATHCTWKGHDINIIDTPGHVDFTIEVERALRVLDGAVLVLCSVGGVQSQSITVNRQMTRYNVPRIAFINKCDRTGANPLRVTNQLREKLQLNAIRLQLPIGLEADLKGVVDLVTMKAVYFEGDNGEIIREAEIPAELMADAEAAREELLDAASMHSDELMEAVLEGTPTPAMIRDAIRRGTLALDITPVFVGSAYKNKGVQALLDGVNSYLPNPMDVENIALDLSNGEAEVKVTNRPEDPLVALAFKLEDGRYGQLTYVRTYQGVLKKGDAIVNSRTGKKVKVGRLVRMHADEMEEIDKSGSGDIVALFGVDCASGDTFTSGDLNYSMSSMHIPAPVISLAIVPSDNKAQNNMSKALNRFTKEDPTFKTYVDEETNETIISGMGELHLEVYIERMKREYGAVVAVGAPQVAYRETITKRAEFNYSHKKQTGGSGQFGRVAGYMEPTTDGQEYEFVDSIVGGSIPREFIPSCDKGFQKSLAKGSLAEAPVTGVRVVINDGSSHAVDSSDIAFQLAAIGAFKEGYQKAGPVLMEPIMKVSVEGPTEFQGGIMGSINQRRGMIIGTTEEGNYTVVEAEVPLSEMFGYSTILRSLTQGKAEFTMEFSVYRQVPKNVAEGIIQERMKQKKSN
- the hisA gene encoding phosphoribosylformimino-5-aminoimidazole carboxamide ribotide isomerase, which encodes MKFRPCIDIHEGRVKQIIGSSLSDFDHAALLTNFASEHPPAYYAEMYRRDNLTGGHVIMLGPGNDGAAAEALEAWPGGMQLGGGVNAGNAMKWLDRGASAVIVTSYVFHDGAVNEERLRKLVGTVGAERLVIDLSCRKKDGRYYVVTDRWQKFTEVEINREAIAYFSGFCSELLIHAADVEGKCEGVAVDLIALLADLVTIPTTYAGGVKDLADLKLVKEVGKGRLDVTVGSALDIFGGSGISYREAVDFCSR
- a CDS encoding HDOD domain-containing protein codes for the protein MTESLPTNDVRFRQIQDYIDRMPSLSTTVTKVLEVCNRPNTSPNDLNRVISLDPVLTGQVLKLINSAYYSLPNQITSLTRAIIMLGLNTVKNLALSTAVLGAFKSDAFQALSMDGFWAHSICVGVTVKTLAAKLEIPVAMREEYFVAGLLHDLGKIPLNNCFSEEYSRILNLAVLEQGPLKRAEEMMLGFDHGQVGGMIAGKWQLNEAITDVLSDHHTPENITGERSQMVMMTSLANVYANINQFGTAGDQYQDESQLSWLLESLGLKWSDLQAMEGTVRAEIEKAQIFLQISEEAW
- a CDS encoding MBL fold metallo-hydrolase, whose translation is MMQVKFWGVRGSIPCPGPDTVKYGGNTPCIELRIRESGRLIIIDAGSGIRELGNYMMAHDLPKGPIRAELFLTHTHWDHIMGYPFFTPIYIPGTEIRVCGPVNHEEDSLEGIVGGQMSYRYFPVRHLELAAKIKYTSLKEGKFDLGEGMVLTTKYLNHPVLCLGYRFQYKGKVFCTAYDTEPFQNLFTTDINDPSYDKDMAQEGKAVADEQNKAIEDFFKGVDVLVHDAQYTKREYKESRVGWGHSSIEHTVAAANRAGVKNLVLFHHEPGRSDKEIDRIAEELHAGKKWSTNLIFAREGMVIDV